The Acidimicrobiales bacterium genome contains a region encoding:
- a CDS encoding glycosyltransferase family 1 protein — MRVGFDFRAMQIGHQFRGIGQVVREGCRHLAASLPDEDRFVLFTDPAGPAVEGVLDQVGASDRVAATVDLATPRWGRAQRLKGGLSAGQSRTIAEACDVFVQFDSALGVPPEPATVVVVYDQIPVLLGDRYPLAYRPTYRAARQAGLGLRLSAQRALGREAYERGVVDALRKAGRVLAISEHTARTTAELARSRGVTGVGDKIEVAHLGHDPEALRAGDLDVLEQARMEGEGLDRHPFLFFMGGVDERRRIDLLITAFNDLRARGRDLKLVFAGYDFQGLHTIFTESARRAIEESSYAEDIHLLGFVSPTERAWLYRRAEAFVFPTEHEGFGLPVVEAVATGCTVVTFDTTSISELGGPNRYLCEGTWPALAEAIATVLDRPEDQKRADAEAGARWAEGFTWDAFGAALARGVTDLGGGGRRR, encoded by the coding sequence GTGAGGGTCGGCTTCGACTTCCGGGCCATGCAGATCGGCCACCAGTTCCGCGGCATCGGCCAGGTGGTTCGGGAGGGGTGCCGGCACCTGGCCGCCTCCCTGCCGGACGAGGACCGCTTCGTCCTCTTCACCGACCCGGCCGGGCCGGCGGTGGAGGGGGTGCTGGACCAGGTCGGGGCCAGTGACCGGGTGGCCGCCACCGTGGACCTGGCCACCCCCCGCTGGGGCCGGGCCCAGCGCCTGAAGGGCGGCCTCAGCGCCGGCCAGAGCCGCACCATCGCCGAGGCCTGCGACGTGTTCGTCCAGTTCGACTCGGCCCTCGGCGTGCCGCCCGAGCCCGCCACCGTGGTGGTGGTGTACGACCAGATCCCCGTCCTGCTGGGCGACCGCTACCCCCTGGCCTACCGGCCCACCTACCGGGCCGCCCGCCAGGCCGGCCTGGGCCTGCGCCTGTCGGCCCAGCGGGCCCTGGGGCGCGAGGCCTACGAGCGGGGCGTGGTCGACGCCCTCCGCAAGGCGGGCCGGGTGCTGGCCATCTCCGAGCACACCGCCCGGACCACGGCCGAGCTGGCCCGGTCCCGGGGGGTGACCGGCGTGGGGGACAAGATCGAGGTGGCCCACCTGGGCCACGACCCCGAGGCCCTGCGGGCCGGCGACCTCGACGTCCTGGAGCAGGCCCGCATGGAGGGCGAGGGCCTCGACCGGCACCCCTTCCTGTTCTTCATGGGCGGGGTCGACGAGCGCCGCCGCATCGACCTGCTGATCACCGCGTTCAACGACCTGCGGGCCCGGGGCCGGGACCTGAAGCTGGTCTTCGCCGGCTACGACTTCCAGGGGCTCCACACCATCTTCACCGAGTCGGCCCGCCGGGCCATCGAGGAGTCGTCCTACGCCGAGGACATCCACCTCCTGGGCTTCGTCAGCCCGACCGAGCGGGCCTGGCTCTACCGGCGGGCCGAGGCCTTCGTCTTCCCCACCGAGCACGAGGGCTTCGGCCTCCCGGTGGTGGAGGCGGTGGCCACCGGCTGCACCGTCGTCACCTTCGACACCACGTCCATCTCCGAGCTGGGCGGCCCCAACCGCTACCTGTGCGAGGGGACGTGGCCGGCGCTGGCCGAGGCCATCGCCACCGTGCTGGACCGGCCCGAGGACCAGAAGCGGGCCGACGCCGAGGCCGGGGCCCGGTGGGCCGAGGGCTTCACCTGGGACGCCTTCGGGGCCGCCCTGGCCCGGGGCGTGACCGACCTGGGCGGCGGGGGCCGGCGCCGCTAG